The following are from one region of the Brienomyrus brachyistius isolate T26 chromosome 4, BBRACH_0.4, whole genome shotgun sequence genome:
- the LOC125739635 gene encoding E3 ubiquitin/ISG15 ligase TRIM25-like isoform X2, whose translation MAEASITGNQNQLSCPICLDLLKDLVTIPCRHSYCMSCIKSCWDQEDHLEVYSCPQCRETFTPRPVLGINTILAEVVENLKKTGIQSTTPTDHYAGPGDVECDFCTGRKCRAVKFCLVCLASYCETHLQPHYESPAFKKHKLADPTGHLLDKVCSLHDKPLESYCRTDKQCICFSCEAFEHRGHDTIAAAAERADIQKDMGETQTEFQQRIQVREKELQELREAVESITTSAQSTVEVSERIFTEMISSIERTRSEVTELIRDQEKAAVNQVEEYMERLEQEIDELKRRHSEMEQLSRLQDHIHFLQLPKTPSYQY comes from the exons ATGGCTGAAGCCAGTATCACAGGGAATCAGAACCAATTAAGCTGTCCTATCTGTCTGGATCTGCTGAAGGATCTGGTGACTATTCCCTGTagacacagttactgtatgagctgcattaagagctgctgggatcaggaggaTCATCTTGAAGTTTACAGCTGCCCTCAGTGCAGAGAGACCTTcacacccagacctgttctgggtATAAACACCATcctggctgaagtggtggagaacCTGAAGAAGACAGGAATACAATCAACTACTCCCACTGACcattatgctggacctggagatgtggagtgtgatttctgtactgggagaaaatgCAGAGCAGTCAAGttctgcctggtgtgtctggcctcttaCTGTGAAACTCACCTCCAACCTCACTATGAGTCTccagcttttaagaagcacaagctGGCTGATCCTACTGGACATCTGCtggacaaggtctgttccctccatgacaaacccctggagAGCTACTGCCGTACCGACAAGCAGTgcatctgtttttcctgtgaagcGTTTGAACACAGAGGGCATGATACAatcgcagctgctgcagaaaggGCAGACATACAG AAAGATATGGGTGAAACCCAGAcggaatttcagcagagaattcaagtgagagagaaggagctgcaggagctgagagaggctgtggaatcgatcaca ACCTCAGCACAGTCAACAGTGGAGGTCAGTGAaaggatcttcactgagatgataAGCTCCATTGAGAGAACACGGTCTGAGGTGACagagctgatcagagatcaggagaaggctgcagtgaaTCAGGTTGAAGAATACATGGAGAGACTGGAGCAggagattgatgaactgaagaggagacactctgagatGGAGCAGCTGTCACGCTTAcaggatcacatccatttcctccag ttaccaaagacaccgtcctaccagtattag